Proteins encoded within one genomic window of Candidatus Syntrophocurvum alkaliphilum:
- the glmM gene encoding phosphoglucosamine mutase, whose translation MGTLFGTDGVRGIANIDLTPELAFDLGRAGSHILANKELNTKPKIIVGKDTRLSCDMLEAALIAGICSTGADVLTVGVLPTPAIAYLTSKYEASCGIVISASHNPVEDNGIKFFGPTGFKLKDEIEDEIEKLVKQGTADLMRPQGTEVGRVYEVNEALNDYLDYLVSIYDLKENLSNLTIVLDCANGSAFEAGPQLFERLGAKVIAIHNTPTGVNINEKCGSTHTESIKKAVVENKADLGIAYDGDADRCIAIDEKGNEIDGDFIMVICSLNMLREGKLNPSKIVATVMSNIGLEIALKKENIAIENCKVGDRYVLEKMQETGALLGGEQSGHIIFLEHATTGDGLLTSLKIAEVIKNTGLSLSTLTQEMEKQPQILVNIKIAEKDKILSHPLVVEAINQAEQRLGEWGKLVVRPSGTEPKVRIMAQGPDKDLLTEVIDDIKKAVETVQ comes from the coding sequence ATGGGTACTTTATTTGGAACCGATGGAGTAAGAGGTATAGCTAATATAGACTTAACACCAGAGCTTGCTTTTGATTTAGGTAGAGCTGGAAGTCATATATTAGCCAATAAAGAATTAAATACTAAGCCTAAAATAATAGTAGGAAAAGACACCAGACTATCATGTGATATGCTTGAAGCAGCACTTATTGCAGGAATATGTTCAACTGGTGCCGATGTATTAACTGTTGGGGTACTACCTACTCCAGCAATAGCTTACTTAACTTCAAAATACGAAGCCTCATGTGGCATAGTTATATCAGCATCTCATAACCCAGTAGAGGACAATGGTATTAAATTCTTTGGACCTACTGGATTTAAACTTAAAGATGAAATAGAAGATGAAATAGAAAAACTAGTTAAGCAAGGAACAGCTGATTTAATGCGTCCACAAGGCACAGAAGTAGGAAGAGTATATGAAGTTAATGAAGCACTTAATGACTATTTAGATTATTTAGTATCAATCTATGACCTTAAAGAAAATCTAAGCAATCTAACTATTGTGTTAGACTGTGCTAATGGTTCTGCATTTGAAGCAGGTCCACAATTATTTGAACGATTAGGTGCAAAAGTAATAGCCATCCACAATACACCTACTGGGGTAAATATAAATGAAAAATGTGGTTCTACCCACACAGAAAGTATTAAAAAAGCTGTTGTAGAGAATAAAGCTGATTTAGGTATAGCATACGATGGAGATGCAGATCGCTGTATAGCAATAGATGAAAAAGGTAATGAAATAGATGGTGACTTTATTATGGTTATTTGTTCACTTAATATGCTAAGAGAAGGTAAACTGAATCCATCTAAAATAGTAGCAACAGTCATGAGTAATATAGGCCTTGAAATAGCTCTTAAAAAAGAAAACATTGCCATTGAAAATTGTAAAGTTGGTGACCGCTATGTGCTTGAAAAAATGCAGGAAACAGGAGCACTTCTAGGTGGGGAGCAATCAGGTCACATAATATTTTTAGAACACGCAACAACTGGAGATGGACTTTTGACCTCATTAAAAATAGCTGAAGTAATTAAAAACACTGGGTTGTCTCTATCCACCCTAACACAGGAAATGGAAAAACAACCTCAAATATTAGTAAATATAAAAATTGCTGAAAAAGATAAGATTTTATCCCATCCACTAGTAGTTGAAGCAATAAACCAAGCAGAACAAAGATTAGGGGAATGGGGTAAATTAGTAGTTAGACCATCAGGTACTGAACCAAAAGTAAGAATTATGGCTCAAGGTCCTGATAAAGATTTACTAACGGAGGTGATTGATGATATTAAAAAAGCAGTAGAAACTGTCCAATAA
- the glmS gene encoding glutamine--fructose-6-phosphate transaminase (isomerizing): protein MNNTNEKNGYEHFMLKEIYEQPETIRKTLDVDLSDMNIDQIFTDVERIYMIGCGTAYHAGLIGRLAIEKLAKIPVDSEIASEFRYRDVLWAPNSLIIVVSQSGETADTLDALRKAKQNGVKSLAITNVADSTIAKEADKVIYTQAGPEIAIASTKAFTSQIITMYQLAIHLASVKGTLPKEELESLNNDLMQVDKIVEKVLTQQEKIKKIAEKYKDVQNAFFLGRSFDHVIAMEGQLKLKETSYVHAEAYPTGELKHGPFALLEEGILVVTLNTQDHLAEKTLSNMKEVKERGANVMAICKEQLEESCKQFDDVITLPELNSVLTPLLSVIPLQLFSYYMALFRDCDVDKPRNLQKAVTE, encoded by the coding sequence TTGAATAATACAAATGAAAAAAACGGATATGAGCATTTTATGCTTAAAGAAATATATGAACAACCTGAAACAATTAGAAAAACATTAGATGTTGATTTAAGTGATATGAATATTGATCAAATATTTACAGACGTAGAAAGAATATATATGATCGGCTGTGGAACAGCATATCATGCAGGTCTTATAGGTCGCTTAGCAATAGAAAAACTAGCTAAAATACCAGTTGATTCAGAAATAGCATCCGAATTCAGATATCGTGATGTATTGTGGGCTCCAAACTCTTTAATAATTGTAGTTAGCCAATCTGGTGAAACTGCAGATACTCTAGATGCTTTAAGAAAAGCAAAACAAAATGGAGTTAAATCACTTGCAATAACAAATGTAGCTGATAGCACAATAGCAAAAGAAGCTGATAAAGTTATATATACACAAGCAGGACCTGAAATAGCAATAGCATCAACAAAAGCATTTACATCACAAATAATAACTATGTATCAATTAGCAATTCATCTAGCCAGCGTTAAAGGAACCTTGCCTAAAGAGGAACTAGAGTCATTAAACAATGACTTAATGCAAGTGGATAAAATAGTAGAAAAAGTGTTAACACAACAAGAAAAAATTAAAAAAATTGCTGAAAAATACAAAGATGTCCAAAATGCGTTCTTCTTAGGACGAAGCTTTGATCATGTTATAGCAATGGAAGGTCAATTAAAATTAAAAGAAACCTCCTATGTACATGCAGAAGCATATCCAACAGGAGAACTAAAACATGGACCATTTGCTCTGCTAGAAGAAGGAATTCTAGTAGTAACACTAAACACTCAAGACCATCTAGCAGAAAAAACCTTGTCTAACATGAAAGAAGTCAAAGAACGAGGTGCAAATGTAATGGCTATCTGCAAAGAACAATTAGAAGAATCCTGCAAACAATTCGATGATGTTATTACATTACCAGAACTAAACTCAGTACTAACCCCATTACTTTCAGTAATACCGTTACAGCTTTTCTCTTACTATATGGCATTATTTAG